From the Streptomyces nigrescens genome, one window contains:
- a CDS encoding cellulase family glycosylhydrolase translates to MRLTSRVAPAALAVAALLLGVLPTQAQADPDRTPDRAPDRITVGDRTFIADGQGRALQWRGFNLADKNSRGTHAFADIHESDIEDMAARGFNLARLAFFWDDLEPTPGHYDRGYLTKMRRILDWANRYHIKVILDAHQDVYGPHFGSRGVPDWATRDEGLPFWPIPDDWFSEYFEPSVQTAFDHLYKDADLRAAHARMWMTVASALGRHPALLGYDLMNEPFAKFLEGEDLPAAAARFEATELTELWNRLARAIRLVDHRSWVFVEPTVIVGLGVPTRMGRIDDPHAGYAPHFYETGMETGADYDPNGTFIPAFEAAISDYPTRHRMPVIVGEWGGNPYVPHASQFVTDMTASLDRFASGWTWWQWCRGGGYCFLDQTGTAKPNAQLLVQPYARAVAGDPLKFAYAPATRTYTLTFRTRDNAEGPTRITVPRDTYPDGYRVDIQGNKASWDNHGQTVTVNTHGRAKATYRVTISPR, encoded by the coding sequence ATGCGCTTGACCTCCCGCGTCGCCCCCGCCGCCCTCGCCGTGGCAGCCCTCCTGCTCGGCGTCCTCCCCACGCAGGCCCAGGCCGACCCCGACCGCACCCCCGACCGCGCCCCCGACCGGATCACGGTCGGTGACCGCACCTTCATCGCCGACGGCCAAGGCCGCGCGCTCCAGTGGCGCGGCTTCAACCTCGCCGACAAGAACAGCCGAGGCACCCACGCGTTCGCCGACATCCACGAGAGCGACATCGAAGACATGGCCGCCCGGGGCTTCAACCTCGCGCGCCTCGCGTTCTTCTGGGACGACCTCGAACCCACCCCCGGGCACTACGACCGCGGCTACCTCACCAAGATGCGCCGCATCCTCGACTGGGCCAACCGCTACCACATCAAGGTCATCCTCGACGCCCACCAGGACGTATACGGCCCCCACTTCGGCTCCCGCGGCGTCCCCGACTGGGCCACCCGCGACGAGGGGTTACCGTTCTGGCCGATACCCGACGACTGGTTCTCCGAGTACTTCGAGCCATCCGTACAGACCGCCTTCGACCACCTGTACAAGGACGCCGACCTCCGCGCCGCGCACGCCCGCATGTGGATGACGGTCGCCTCCGCCCTGGGCAGGCACCCGGCGCTGCTCGGCTACGACCTGATGAATGAGCCGTTCGCGAAATTCCTCGAAGGCGAAGACCTCCCCGCCGCCGCGGCCCGCTTCGAGGCCACCGAGCTCACCGAGCTGTGGAACCGCCTTGCCCGGGCGATCCGCCTGGTCGACCACAGGTCGTGGGTATTCGTCGAACCCACCGTCATCGTCGGTCTCGGCGTCCCCACCCGGATGGGCCGCATCGACGACCCGCACGCCGGCTACGCGCCGCACTTCTACGAGACCGGGATGGAAACAGGCGCCGACTACGACCCCAACGGCACCTTCATCCCCGCCTTCGAGGCCGCGATCAGCGACTACCCGACCCGTCACCGCATGCCGGTCATCGTGGGCGAGTGGGGCGGCAACCCCTACGTTCCGCACGCAAGCCAGTTCGTCACCGACATGACGGCCTCCCTGGACCGCTTCGCCAGTGGCTGGACATGGTGGCAGTGGTGCCGGGGCGGCGGCTACTGCTTCCTCGACCAGACGGGCACCGCGAAGCCCAACGCCCAGCTGCTCGTCCAGCCGTACGCCCGGGCCGTCGCGGGCGACCCGCTCAAGTTCGCGTACGCCCCGGCTACACGCACCTACACGCTCACCTTCCGCACCCGCGACAACGCAGAGGGACCCACCCGGATCACCGTGCCCAGGGATACCTACCCAGACGGCTACCGCGTCGACATCCAAGGCAACAAGGCCAGTTGGGACAACCACGGCCAGACCGTCACCGTGAACACCCACGGCAGGGCCAAAGCCACCTACAGGGTCACGATCAGCCCGAGGTAG
- a CDS encoding TetR/AcrR family transcriptional regulator: protein MAESPRNAARPGPLPSGRHHLSREQVVMSQRMRMLTATAEAMKDKGYVGTSVAEIIRRAGVSRETFYQQFRSKEDCFIQALDAATKQLAGLLEAARQSPAGPPEATRPAPPEETFRRLLHLYLRTLTEQSAFARLFLVEVYAAGPEAMAIRREWQRWFADALAEIFHVGDEDGADERSFGCEALVAATAQLVTAHLVADDLKGLRGLEDPLVRLAVRLLG, encoded by the coding sequence GTGGCTGAGTCCCCGCGCAATGCTGCCCGGCCCGGGCCGCTGCCCAGCGGCCGGCACCACCTCAGCCGTGAACAGGTGGTGATGTCGCAGCGGATGCGCATGCTGACCGCCACCGCAGAGGCGATGAAGGACAAGGGGTACGTGGGGACCTCGGTCGCCGAGATCATCCGGCGCGCCGGAGTGTCCCGGGAGACGTTCTACCAGCAGTTCCGTTCCAAGGAGGACTGCTTCATCCAGGCCCTGGACGCCGCCACGAAGCAGCTGGCGGGCCTGCTGGAGGCCGCTCGGCAGTCGCCGGCCGGCCCTCCGGAGGCAACCCGGCCGGCGCCCCCGGAGGAAACCTTCCGCCGACTGCTGCACCTCTATCTGCGGACCCTCACCGAACAGTCCGCCTTTGCCCGGCTGTTCCTCGTCGAGGTCTACGCCGCCGGGCCTGAGGCGATGGCCATCCGCAGAGAGTGGCAGCGATGGTTCGCGGATGCCCTCGCCGAGATCTTCCACGTGGGGGACGAGGACGGTGCGGACGAGCGGAGCTTCGGCTGCGAGGCCCTGGTCGCGGCCACCGCGCAGCTGGTGACGGCGCACCTGGTCGCGGACGACCTGAAGGGCCTGCGCGGACTGGAGGATCCGCTCGTCCGTCTCGCGGTACGGCTCCTTGGCTGA
- a CDS encoding PE-PPE domain-containing protein, with the protein MRRTRSLLAILVALPALGLSTPQAVAAAPQAQTRADCPNTMIFEVGGHLDGDATVYDRSNSALPEGVSFTKIHYSASIAPYPGDTKTLDDSVAEGIAKLDAAVKNFHGACSTSHVTIAGYSQGAIVAGDELAALSGSDAVPHDQINGVLYGDPRRPGVDGGPGGIETNLPTILPGMTMKGPRGFGDLTVKEICNTNDGICHSENLITNLACFANGVVGYFTGDHGYDIDPHAVSGGGDQLNRQAPKVPLCGPGLPVPSKTPHELFNNNRTAARHQVAGYRTMVTPLLPAGLRGQLAHFPWLPVAG; encoded by the coding sequence ATGCGAAGGACCCGCTCGTTACTCGCGATACTTGTCGCGCTGCCCGCCCTGGGGCTGAGCACACCGCAAGCCGTGGCGGCCGCCCCACAGGCGCAGACCCGGGCCGACTGCCCGAACACGATGATCTTCGAGGTCGGGGGTCACCTCGATGGCGACGCCACGGTCTATGACCGCAGCAACTCCGCGCTCCCCGAAGGCGTGTCGTTCACAAAAATCCACTACTCGGCTTCCATCGCCCCCTACCCCGGCGACACCAAGACGCTGGACGACTCCGTGGCCGAGGGCATCGCCAAGCTCGACGCGGCGGTGAAGAACTTCCACGGCGCATGCTCCACCAGTCACGTGACCATCGCCGGTTACTCGCAGGGCGCGATCGTCGCCGGCGATGAGCTGGCCGCCCTCTCCGGAAGCGATGCCGTCCCGCACGACCAGATCAACGGCGTGCTCTACGGCGATCCCCGGCGGCCCGGTGTGGACGGCGGCCCGGGCGGCATCGAAACGAACCTGCCGACGATCCTGCCGGGCATGACCATGAAGGGGCCGCGCGGCTTCGGCGACCTGACGGTCAAAGAGATCTGCAACACCAACGACGGCATCTGCCACTCCGAGAACCTGATCACGAACCTGGCGTGCTTCGCCAACGGCGTGGTCGGCTACTTCACCGGCGACCACGGTTACGACATCGACCCGCACGCGGTCTCGGGCGGCGGCGACCAGCTCAACCGTCAGGCGCCCAAGGTCCCGCTCTGCGGCCCCGGGCTGCCGGTCCCGAGCAAGACGCCCCACGAACTGTTCAACAACAACCGCACAGCGGCCCGGCATCAGGTGGCCGGATACCGCACGATGGTCACGCCGCTGCTGCCCGCCGGCCTACGGGGTCAACTGGCGCACTTCCCCTGGCTCCCCGTGGCCGGCTAG
- a CDS encoding DUF6801 domain-containing protein — protein sequence MLGVFGAGTAAAAPTSLTLRYRCAFPYVGAQPVTMKIDSDIPKSAVVGRPTPKFRIDAVVPVSSDRTKVIRLAGVRSIEGTADAKALVTAPQGDLDVSLPFDVSRTNVPESGSFHVKATGAAPARTFTRPGSAKITIGDLTLRLALKDARGNPTGPGEVDAPCTLDAGQNNVVASFGITGAKTPSGSVTSGATGTAGAGAPGAQTSGSTGSTGSTTDGTTRSTTSGPSGTRAGSPSGDRAADPAKTPSGGAKGGATTDGSTGAFTSTGATSRPDTEDLLLLAVGTLVVGTVAVAAVFRFRSRGR from the coding sequence ATGCTGGGGGTTTTCGGAGCCGGAACCGCGGCTGCGGCTCCCACGTCGCTCACGTTGAGGTACAGGTGCGCCTTTCCGTATGTCGGCGCGCAGCCTGTCACGATGAAGATCGACTCGGACATCCCGAAGTCGGCCGTGGTCGGCAGGCCCACTCCGAAATTCCGCATCGACGCGGTGGTGCCGGTGAGTTCGGACCGTACGAAGGTGATCCGTCTGGCAGGTGTAAGGAGCATCGAGGGTACGGCGGACGCAAAGGCCCTCGTGACCGCGCCGCAGGGCGACCTCGACGTCAGCTTGCCGTTCGACGTGAGCAGGACCAATGTCCCGGAGTCCGGCTCGTTCCACGTCAAGGCGACCGGCGCCGCACCGGCGCGCACCTTCACCCGGCCGGGCAGCGCGAAGATCACCATCGGCGACCTCACCCTGCGCCTCGCCCTGAAGGACGCGAGGGGCAACCCGACAGGTCCGGGTGAGGTCGACGCGCCGTGCACGCTGGACGCCGGGCAGAACAACGTCGTGGCGTCGTTCGGCATCACGGGGGCGAAGACGCCGTCCGGCTCGGTCACTTCCGGCGCGACGGGTACGGCCGGCGCCGGCGCCCCCGGGGCGCAGACATCGGGGAGCACCGGGAGCACCGGATCCACTACGGACGGCACGACCCGCTCGACGACGTCCGGGCCCTCCGGCACCAGGGCCGGTTCGCCGTCCGGAGACAGGGCAGCAGATCCGGCGAAAACCCCCAGCGGCGGCGCGAAGGGCGGGGCGACCACCGACGGCTCGACCGGCGCCTTCACCAGCACCGGTGCGACCAGCCGCCCGGACACCGAAGATCTGCTCCTGCTGGCCGTGGGCACTCTTGTCGTGGGCACCGTTGCCGTGGCCGCCGTCTTCCGCTTCCGCTCGCGCGGCAGGTAA
- a CDS encoding trypsin-like serine peptidase produces MRRTVRGIPAVHGIPAPHPARRSRAALGTLTAAGTLLALLLPTGQAGAAPQPGHHSSATPQTTLGAFWTADRMRAAAPLDLATPTKRSAPAAVPRSAPLKVAPTLPRLPKAGPLLPGSLPQAGGPWTGGGAVVKTTGRVFFTYQGRNASCSGDAVTSGNKSTVITAGHCVKLQGAWHTNWVFVPGYHDGQAPYGKWPAAKTLATPQWTASEDINYDVGAAVVAPLDGKKLTDVVGGQGLSFNSGYNKAMYAFGFPAAAPYDGSKLIYCSGNTIKDPLFSSDHGLPCNMTGGSSGGPWFTSFDEKTGTGLQSSVNSFGYQFWPNNMFGPYFGDDAKNLYNQAQTS; encoded by the coding sequence GTGAGACGAACCGTTCGCGGCATACCGGCAGTTCACGGCATACCGGCGCCGCACCCCGCGCGCAGATCCCGGGCCGCCCTCGGCACCCTGACGGCCGCCGGTACGCTGCTCGCCCTGCTGCTCCCCACCGGCCAGGCCGGTGCCGCCCCGCAGCCCGGCCACCACTCCTCCGCCACCCCGCAGACCACCCTCGGCGCCTTCTGGACCGCGGACCGGATGCGCGCCGCCGCTCCCCTGGACCTCGCCACACCCACAAAGCGGTCCGCCCCCGCCGCGGTCCCGCGCAGCGCCCCGCTCAAGGTGGCCCCCACCCTCCCCCGACTCCCCAAGGCCGGCCCGCTGTTGCCCGGGTCCCTCCCCCAGGCCGGCGGACCGTGGACCGGCGGCGGCGCGGTCGTCAAGACCACCGGCCGGGTGTTCTTCACCTACCAGGGCCGCAACGCCTCCTGCTCCGGCGACGCGGTCACCAGCGGCAACAAGAGCACCGTGATCACGGCGGGCCACTGTGTGAAGCTGCAGGGCGCCTGGCACACCAACTGGGTCTTCGTCCCCGGCTACCACGACGGCCAGGCCCCGTACGGCAAATGGCCGGCGGCCAAGACGCTCGCCACTCCCCAGTGGACGGCGAGCGAGGACATCAACTACGACGTCGGTGCCGCGGTGGTCGCCCCGCTCGACGGCAAGAAGCTCACCGACGTCGTCGGCGGCCAGGGCCTGTCCTTCAACTCCGGCTACAACAAGGCGATGTACGCCTTCGGCTTCCCCGCGGCCGCCCCGTACGACGGCAGCAAGCTCATCTACTGCAGCGGCAACACCATCAAGGACCCGCTGTTCTCCAGCGACCACGGTCTGCCCTGCAACATGACCGGCGGTTCCAGCGGCGGCCCCTGGTTCACCTCGTTCGACGAGAAGACCGGCACCGGCCTGCAGTCCTCGGTGAACAGCTTCGGCTACCAGTTCTGGCCCAACAACATGTTCGGCCCGTACTTCGGCGACGACGCCAAGAACCTCTACAACCAGGCCCAGACGTCCTGA
- a CDS encoding SDR family oxidoreductase encodes MARAGQVGGTATAPRPTLPAPSSRGGQSTQTAPAAQETQHDGATPRQVAVVTGAGSGIGRAVAHALNAAGWTVVLAGRRAEALAETSRLAGPLDPDGPAIMTVPTDVTRPDQVDALFATVHERFGQLDLLFNNAGTFGRAAPLEDLSYDDWRAVVDVNLTGSFLCAQAAFRAMKAQEPQGGRIINNGSVSAHAPRPHSVAYTATKHAMTGLTKSLSLDGRPYGIACGQIDIGNAATEMTGRMQTGILQANGRTAVEPVMDAADVARTVVHMAALPLTANVQFATVMATNMPYIGRG; translated from the coding sequence ATGGCACGGGCCGGGCAGGTGGGCGGCACGGCGACCGCGCCCCGGCCCACACTGCCGGCACCGTCCTCGCGGGGCGGGCAGAGCACACAGACGGCACCGGCGGCACAGGAGACACAGCACGACGGGGCGACGCCCCGGCAGGTGGCCGTGGTCACCGGCGCCGGCTCCGGCATCGGGCGGGCGGTCGCCCATGCGCTGAACGCCGCAGGCTGGACGGTGGTGCTGGCCGGGCGGCGCGCGGAGGCGCTGGCGGAGACCTCCCGTCTGGCCGGCCCGCTGGACCCCGACGGCCCCGCGATCATGACGGTACCGACCGATGTCACCCGGCCCGACCAGGTCGACGCCCTCTTCGCCACCGTCCACGAACGGTTCGGACAGCTCGATCTGCTCTTCAACAACGCGGGCACCTTCGGCCGGGCGGCGCCGCTGGAGGACCTGAGTTACGACGACTGGCGCGCGGTCGTCGACGTCAACCTCACCGGCTCCTTCCTCTGCGCCCAGGCCGCCTTCCGCGCCATGAAGGCCCAGGAGCCACAGGGCGGACGGATCATCAACAACGGCTCGGTCTCCGCGCACGCCCCGCGCCCGCACTCCGTCGCCTACACCGCCACCAAGCACGCGATGACCGGCCTGACCAAGTCACTCTCCCTGGACGGCCGTCCGTACGGCATCGCCTGCGGCCAGATCGACATCGGCAACGCGGCGACCGAGATGACCGGCCGGATGCAGACCGGCATTCTGCAGGCGAACGGCCGGACGGCGGTCGAGCCGGTGATGGACGCGGCGGACGTCGCCCGCACGGTCGTCCACATGGCGGCGCTGCCACTGACGGCCAATGTGCAGTTCGCGACGGTGATGGCCACCAACATGCCGTATATCGGGCGGGGTTGA
- a CDS encoding DUF4429 domain-containing protein, which translates to MAELMVRDGTWSFDGDVVRIVPGRERGVHKLRQDLGEFTVPLAAMAGIAHEPGRKGGRLRLRLRDGADPLLQVTGGGLPDEANPYRLTVDAGRVDVAEYFVDAVRQALMLEQIPDGPADHYLLPGPSVPLSAAGVDGVATFDGERVHIEWRWNTSETKRDWGPRNFALSELEAVEWRAAAGLESGYLRFRTRGATERLKPENDPNSIELWGFKKESGTTALLAAAVAARLPHPSAGAGKSLRATAPPAPLAPAAPLAPAAPLTPAAPRVSAAAPAEDHDALLRRLRELGDLRRDGILTEEEFTATKAAVLRRFHT; encoded by the coding sequence ATGGCTGAACTGATGGTGCGCGACGGCACGTGGAGCTTCGACGGGGACGTCGTGCGCATCGTGCCGGGGCGCGAGCGCGGGGTGCACAAACTGCGCCAGGATCTCGGCGAGTTCACGGTACCGCTGGCCGCGATGGCCGGGATCGCCCACGAACCGGGCCGCAAGGGCGGCCGGCTGCGACTGCGGCTGCGGGACGGCGCGGATCCGCTGCTGCAGGTCACCGGCGGCGGTCTGCCGGACGAGGCGAACCCGTACCGGCTGACCGTGGACGCCGGACGGGTCGATGTCGCCGAGTACTTCGTGGACGCGGTACGGCAGGCCCTGATGCTGGAACAGATACCGGACGGACCGGCCGACCACTATCTGCTGCCCGGTCCGTCCGTCCCGCTCTCGGCCGCCGGGGTGGACGGTGTCGCCACCTTCGACGGCGAGCGGGTGCACATCGAATGGCGCTGGAACACCAGCGAGACCAAGCGGGACTGGGGCCCCCGGAACTTCGCGCTCAGCGAGCTGGAAGCGGTGGAGTGGCGGGCCGCCGCCGGTCTGGAGTCCGGCTATCTCCGCTTCCGGACGCGCGGGGCGACGGAGCGGCTCAAGCCGGAGAACGACCCCAACTCCATCGAGCTGTGGGGCTTCAAGAAGGAGAGCGGCACCACGGCGCTGCTGGCGGCCGCGGTCGCGGCGCGGCTGCCGCATCCGTCGGCCGGCGCGGGGAAGTCCCTGCGGGCAACGGCCCCGCCCGCACCGCTCGCCCCCGCCGCACCGCTCGCCCCCGCCGCGCCGCTCACCCCCGCCGCTCCCCGGGTGTCCGCCGCCGCCCCCGCCGAGGACCATGACGCCCTGCTGCGCCGGCTGCGCGAACTGGGCGACCTGCGCCGCGACGGCATCCTCACCGAGGAGGAGTTCACCGCCACGAAGGCGGCGGTGCTGCGGCGGTTCCATACCTAG
- a CDS encoding alkaline phosphatase D family protein — protein MTHHAPHEQEIRAAAAHFGRRRFLTATGAAAALAFATNLPGTGAAFAAEADARKITENPFTLGVASGDPQPGSVVLWTRLAPRPYEPGNGMPDARVTVRWEVAYDEHFKRLAGQGRADAHAEFNHSVHIEPTGLAPDRVYYYRFRAGSWISPVGRTRTAPTKGARLSDLKLAAVSCQAYHDGYFTAHRHLAEEDLDVVFHLGDYLYEYPVGAAGGARNYTDRKLPAVFNRETVTLEDYRLRYALYKSDPDLQAAHAAHPFIVTWDDHEVENNYASDISEGNLPPAEFLVRRAAAYRAYWENQPLRRPQRPQGADCRLYRRLQYGQLAQFDILDTRQYRSDQAYGDGWHAPGPESLDPARTLTGAAQERWLIDGWRQSSARWNVLPQQVTFSERRNATGPGYQLSMDAWDGYAASRDRVLAGAESAGVDNLVVLTGDVHVHYAFDIKKDFKDPGSRTAGVELVTTSIASGKDGADKPANWDTYLAANPHLKFYNGRRGYLTVTLEQDTARAEFRTVSAVTTPGAPVHTAASFVSEAGDPGLKPA, from the coding sequence ATGACGCACCACGCACCGCACGAGCAGGAGATCCGGGCCGCGGCCGCACACTTCGGCCGCCGCCGCTTCCTCACCGCCACCGGGGCCGCCGCCGCGCTCGCCTTCGCGACCAACCTCCCGGGCACGGGCGCCGCATTCGCCGCCGAGGCCGATGCGCGGAAGATCACCGAGAACCCCTTCACGCTCGGCGTCGCCTCCGGTGACCCGCAGCCCGGCTCCGTCGTGCTGTGGACCCGCCTCGCCCCGCGTCCGTACGAGCCCGGCAACGGGATGCCGGACGCCAGAGTCACGGTCCGCTGGGAAGTCGCCTACGACGAGCACTTCAAGCGGCTGGCCGGCCAGGGGCGCGCCGACGCCCACGCGGAGTTCAACCACTCCGTGCACATCGAGCCCACCGGTCTCGCGCCCGACCGCGTCTACTACTACCGCTTCCGCGCCGGCAGCTGGATCAGCCCGGTCGGCCGCACCCGCACCGCACCCACCAAGGGCGCCCGGCTCTCCGACCTGAAGCTCGCCGCGGTCTCCTGCCAGGCCTACCACGACGGCTACTTCACGGCCCACCGGCACCTGGCCGAGGAGGACCTCGACGTGGTCTTCCACCTCGGCGACTACCTCTACGAGTACCCGGTGGGCGCGGCCGGCGGCGCCCGCAACTACACCGACCGCAAGCTGCCCGCGGTCTTCAACCGCGAGACGGTCACCCTGGAGGACTACCGGCTGCGCTACGCCCTCTACAAGTCCGACCCGGACCTGCAGGCCGCACACGCCGCGCACCCCTTCATCGTCACCTGGGACGACCACGAGGTGGAGAACAACTACGCCTCCGACATCAGCGAGGGCAACCTCCCGCCCGCCGAGTTCCTCGTCCGCCGGGCCGCCGCCTACCGCGCGTACTGGGAGAACCAGCCGCTGCGCCGCCCGCAGCGGCCCCAGGGCGCCGACTGCCGGCTCTACCGCCGCCTCCAGTACGGGCAGCTCGCCCAGTTCGACATCCTCGACACCCGTCAGTACCGCTCCGACCAGGCCTACGGCGACGGCTGGCACGCCCCGGGCCCCGAGTCCCTCGACCCCGCGCGCACCCTGACCGGCGCCGCCCAGGAGCGCTGGCTGATCGACGGCTGGCGGCAGTCCTCCGCACGCTGGAACGTGCTGCCGCAGCAGGTCACGTTCTCCGAGCGGCGCAACGCCACCGGCCCCGGCTACCAGCTGAGCATGGACGCCTGGGACGGCTACGCGGCCTCCCGCGACCGGGTCCTGGCCGGCGCCGAGTCGGCGGGCGTGGACAACCTCGTCGTCCTCACCGGCGATGTGCACGTCCACTACGCCTTCGACATCAAGAAGGACTTCAAGGACCCCGGCTCGCGCACCGCGGGGGTGGAGCTCGTCACCACCTCGATCGCCAGCGGCAAGGACGGCGCGGACAAGCCCGCCAACTGGGACACCTACCTGGCCGCCAACCCGCACCTGAAGTTCTACAACGGCCGGCGCGGCTACCTCACCGTCACCCTGGAACAGGACACCGCCCGCGCCGAATTCCGTACGGTGTCGGCCGTCACCACCCCCGGGGCGCCGGTGCACACGGCCGCCTCGTTCGTCTCCGAAGCGGGCGATCCGGGCCTGAAGCCCGCCTGA
- a CDS encoding Bcr/CflA family multidrug efflux MFS transporter produces MTEPGAAETQDLPPIAERGAAAAPAASRRTSLLVTLVLGGLTAVPPLSMDMYLPALPQVTAALHSPAATVQLTLTTCLAGMALGQMIVGPMSDKWGRRRPLLAGMVIYVLATALCALATSAELLIAFRLLQGLAGAAGIVIARAVVRDLYDGVAMARFFSTLMLISGVAPVVAPLIGGQILRLTDWRGVFVVLTAVGVALTLLVWRTLHETLPPERRHSGGLGQTLRTMRDLLADRVFSGYALVGAFAFAALFAYISASPFVVQEIYGASPQTFGLLFGINSVGLVAVGQINGKLLVGRVGLDKVLGTGLAVIALAATALLLMSAGVFGHVGLVPTAAGLFVLMAAMGLVMPSTNTLALLRTPHAAGSASALLGTSTFLLGSVASPLVGIAGERTAVPMALVQLSCAVLALVCFLGMCRPWQRRGESNGSTAGERTRL; encoded by the coding sequence ATGACGGAGCCCGGCGCGGCCGAGACCCAGGACCTTCCCCCCATAGCCGAGCGGGGCGCGGCAGCAGCACCGGCCGCGTCCCGCCGCACCAGCCTCCTCGTCACCCTCGTCCTCGGCGGCCTCACGGCGGTCCCGCCGCTCTCCATGGACATGTACCTCCCGGCCCTGCCGCAGGTCACCGCCGCCCTGCACAGCCCGGCCGCCACCGTCCAGCTCACCCTCACCACCTGCCTGGCGGGCATGGCGCTGGGGCAGATGATCGTCGGCCCGATGAGCGACAAGTGGGGACGCCGCCGCCCGCTGCTGGCCGGCATGGTGATCTACGTCCTGGCCACCGCCCTGTGCGCGCTCGCCACCAGCGCCGAACTCCTCATCGCCTTCCGCCTGTTGCAGGGCCTGGCGGGCGCGGCCGGCATCGTCATCGCGCGGGCGGTGGTCCGCGATCTGTACGACGGCGTGGCGATGGCCCGGTTCTTCTCCACCCTGATGCTGATCTCCGGGGTGGCGCCGGTCGTCGCCCCGCTCATCGGCGGCCAGATCCTCCGGCTCACCGACTGGCGCGGGGTCTTCGTCGTCCTCACCGCCGTCGGCGTGGCGCTCACCCTCCTGGTGTGGCGCACGCTCCACGAGACCCTGCCGCCCGAGCGCCGGCACTCCGGCGGCCTCGGCCAGACCCTGCGCACCATGCGTGATCTGCTCGCCGACCGGGTCTTCTCCGGCTACGCCCTCGTCGGCGCCTTCGCCTTCGCCGCCCTCTTCGCCTATATCTCCGCCTCGCCGTTCGTGGTCCAGGAGATCTACGGCGCCTCCCCGCAGACCTTCGGCCTGCTCTTCGGCATCAACTCCGTCGGCCTGGTGGCCGTCGGCCAGATCAACGGCAAGCTGCTGGTCGGCCGGGTCGGCCTCGACAAGGTGCTGGGCACCGGTCTGGCGGTGATCGCGCTCGCCGCGACCGCCCTGCTCCTGATGTCCGCCGGTGTCTTCGGCCACGTCGGACTGGTCCCGACGGCCGCCGGCCTGTTCGTCCTGATGGCCGCGATGGGCCTGGTCATGCCGAGCACCAACACCCTGGCCCTGCTGCGCACCCCGCACGCGGCCGGCTCCGCCTCCGCGCTGCTGGGCACCTCCACCTTCCTCCTCGGCTCGGTGGCCTCCCCGCTGGTGGGTATCGCGGGCGAGCGGACGGCCGTACCGATGGCCCTCGTACAGCTCTCTTGTGCCGTATTGGCGCTCGTGTGCTTCCTGGGAATGTGCCGCCCGTGGCAGCGTAGGGGGGAGAGCAACGGGAGCACGGCAGGCGAGAGGACCAGGCTCTGA